A genomic window from Verrucomicrobiia bacterium includes:
- the xth gene encoding exodeoxyribonuclease III, giving the protein MKLVSWNVNGLRAVLRRNFLEFLAAESPDILCLQETKCSPDQIEALWPAAYTTYWNCAEKKGYSGTAIFTRERPQRIITGIGQPHHDREGRVLTAEYAGFFLVNVYVPNSRRDLVRLPYRQEWDRDLLAYLKSLETTKPVIWCGDLNVAHTELDLANPKANTRNHGFTAEERAGFSAFLDAGFVDTFREFETGGGHYTWWSPMSGARARNVGWRIDYFLISPRLRPHLRRAFIASHIPGSDHCPVGIELTPPPR; this is encoded by the coding sequence TTGAAGCTGGTGTCATGGAACGTCAACGGGCTCCGGGCGGTCCTGCGCCGCAACTTCCTCGAATTCCTCGCCGCGGAATCACCGGACATCCTGTGTCTCCAGGAGACCAAGTGTTCCCCGGACCAGATCGAGGCCCTCTGGCCCGCGGCCTACACCACCTACTGGAACTGCGCCGAAAAGAAGGGCTACTCGGGCACGGCGATCTTCACCCGGGAGCGTCCACAGCGGATCATCACCGGAATCGGGCAGCCGCACCACGATCGGGAAGGCCGGGTGCTCACCGCGGAGTACGCCGGCTTCTTCCTGGTCAATGTCTACGTCCCGAATTCCAGGCGCGATCTCGTGCGCCTGCCCTATCGCCAGGAGTGGGACCGCGATCTCCTCGCTTATCTGAAGTCCCTGGAGACGACCAAACCGGTGATCTGGTGTGGCGACCTCAACGTCGCCCATACCGAACTGGACCTCGCGAACCCCAAGGCCAATACGCGGAACCACGGATTTACCGCCGAGGAGCGCGCCGGGTTCTCCGCATTCCTCGACGCGGGGTTCGTGGACACCTTCCGGGAGTTTGAAACCGGTGGCGGCCATTACACCTGGTGGAGCCCGATGTCCGGCGCCCGGGCCCGAAACGTCGGCTGGCGCATTGACTATTTCCTGATCAGTCCCCGGCTCCGCCCGCACCTCCGGCGGGCGTTCATCGCCTCCCACATCCCCGGCTCCGATCATTGCCCGGTGGGGATTGAGCTGACGCCGCCGCCGCGGTGA
- a CDS encoding c-type cytochrome, whose protein sequence is MHSINELFGWGVRRRRWVTGVLAALGAFSWVPGADTANGVLRTITSQGASDVAVVGELALFVPAGEPATPLVPPGPFTARWEGFISSDLRAEYGFAAALAGEIRLTVNGTLALEAASDGDGLLTGRMVRLGKGPNPFRLEYTAPARGDAWMRLYWTNSETPLNPVPIAVLTPTNHPGLDASGAVRAGRDLVYEWRCVRCHGTSGTSPELSMDAPSFNGIGGRRQTEWMARWIANPEAMRPGASMPQLFHGAGAAVKSASVAAYLGTLKGPATEPMSGDTEAGRALFERFHCIACHGEPTDSSVGPGLVSQRQVRAKFSPGALAAFLKKPEEHYQWIRMPNFQLSDTEARDLASYLDSVADPAGSATEPPGDEQIAEGRTLVATSGCLNCHQLDGVNNEFSAAALADLPAAAWTRGCLAEAASGDGKAPRFPFGGEQRTALRAFASTDRSSLARFTDADFLDRQSRHLQCAACHGPFEGVPHWELLKGKLNPEWAARFIAGGETRKPRPWLEARMPGFPAYAGPLARGLATIAGHGPGAPADPVPPDASELAVAGQKLVSGNGGFACVSCHGVGDFAATQVFEAPGINLAYSHERLLPDFFGRWLRAPTSLDPESKMPVYFDEYGRSPLPDVLDGDGPRTISAIWEYLRPGWKAPRPE, encoded by the coding sequence ATGCATTCCATCAATGAATTGTTCGGATGGGGGGTCAGACGCCGCCGCTGGGTGACGGGAGTCCTGGCGGCGCTGGGCGCCTTTTCGTGGGTGCCGGGAGCGGACACGGCGAACGGCGTCCTGAGGACCATCACCTCTCAAGGTGCCAGTGACGTGGCGGTTGTTGGGGAGCTTGCGCTTTTTGTCCCTGCCGGAGAGCCGGCGACGCCCCTGGTGCCTCCGGGACCATTCACGGCGCGGTGGGAGGGGTTCATCAGTTCAGACCTGCGGGCTGAGTACGGGTTCGCCGCAGCGCTTGCCGGAGAAATCCGGCTGACGGTCAACGGCACCCTGGCATTGGAGGCCGCATCGGACGGCGATGGTTTGTTGACCGGACGCATGGTGCGGCTTGGCAAGGGACCCAACCCGTTCCGGCTGGAGTACACGGCTCCGGCCCGGGGCGATGCGTGGATGCGCCTGTACTGGACGAACAGCGAAACCCCTCTGAATCCGGTGCCCATCGCGGTGCTGACGCCGACCAACCATCCGGGTCTCGACGCGTCCGGGGCGGTGCGAGCCGGTCGTGATCTGGTGTACGAGTGGCGTTGCGTGCGCTGCCATGGGACCTCCGGGACGTCCCCCGAGCTGTCCATGGATGCCCCTTCCTTCAATGGCATCGGCGGCCGGAGGCAGACCGAATGGATGGCCCGTTGGATTGCGAATCCGGAGGCGATGCGTCCGGGTGCGAGCATGCCGCAACTGTTCCACGGGGCGGGTGCGGCCGTGAAGTCGGCGTCGGTGGCGGCCTATCTGGGAACCCTCAAAGGGCCCGCCACGGAACCGATGTCGGGCGACACGGAGGCCGGACGTGCGTTGTTCGAACGGTTTCACTGCATCGCGTGTCACGGGGAGCCCACCGACTCTTCGGTGGGTCCCGGCCTGGTTTCTCAGAGGCAGGTCCGTGCCAAGTTCTCCCCGGGGGCTCTCGCCGCGTTTCTGAAGAAGCCCGAGGAGCACTATCAATGGATCCGGATGCCAAACTTTCAGTTGAGCGACACCGAGGCGCGGGATCTCGCATCGTACCTGGATTCGGTGGCGGATCCCGCTGGTTCCGCCACGGAACCGCCAGGAGACGAACAGATTGCCGAAGGGCGGACCCTGGTCGCCACATCCGGCTGCCTCAACTGCCACCAACTCGACGGGGTGAATAACGAGTTCTCCGCAGCGGCGCTGGCGGACCTCCCTGCGGCGGCGTGGACCCGCGGGTGCCTGGCCGAAGCGGCATCGGGAGACGGAAAGGCGCCCCGCTTTCCCTTCGGCGGAGAGCAACGAACGGCATTGCGGGCCTTTGCGTCCACCGACCGGTCGTCGCTGGCCCGTTTCACGGATGCTGACTTCCTGGACCGACAGTCACGGCACCTGCAGTGCGCGGCCTGCCATGGCCCGTTTGAGGGCGTTCCCCACTGGGAGTTGTTGAAGGGCAAACTAAACCCGGAGTGGGCAGCCCGCTTCATCGCGGGCGGCGAAACCCGTAAGCCGCGCCCGTGGCTGGAGGCGCGCATGCCCGGGTTTCCGGCCTATGCCGGCCCGCTCGCCCGTGGCCTTGCCACGATCGCGGGGCATGGCCCCGGGGCGCCCGCGGATCCGGTGCCGCCCGATGCGTCCGAACTGGCGGTGGCCGGCCAGAAGCTGGTCTCGGGCAATGGGGGCTTCGCCTGCGTCAGCTGCCACGGTGTCGGCGACTTCGCGGCCACCCAGGTGTTTGAGGCTCCGGGCATCAACCTGGCCTACAGCCACGAACGCCTGCTGCCGGACTTTTTCGGACGCTGGTTGCGCGCGCCAACCAGCCTCGATCCGGAGTCCAAGATGCCCGTGTATTTTGACGAGTATGGGCGCAGTCCCCTGCCGGACGTGCTCGACGGGGACGGCCCAAGAACGATCTCTGCGATCTGGGAGTATTTGCGGCCCGGCTGGAAGGCCCCGCGGCCGGAGTGA
- a CDS encoding outer membrane lipoprotein-sorting protein, translating to MTTMRSRMRFALCCAFLALPWLAVAADRVLRAEEDGRLLAAEVRAMRPVESFTNQATLRIREAGGGTRRLPLTIINRIGPESSWEVVYAAGGPQPQTLTVIRTPDRPPEYRMTVGDDPATTEPVSAEAVQPFAGSDFSLRELGLEFLHWPGQRVLPRNPPPMKKGQPCKILESTDPSAPGYTRVLSWVSIEHNGLMLADAYDASGKIVKRFSIGSLKKVDGVWQLRDMEMIDEVRGTATKLEFELKAGE from the coding sequence ATGACCACCATGCGCTCCCGCATGCGTTTCGCGCTGTGCTGTGCCTTCCTGGCATTGCCCTGGCTGGCCGTGGCGGCAGACCGGGTGTTGCGGGCGGAGGAGGACGGGCGGCTGCTCGCGGCCGAGGTGCGGGCGATGCGGCCCGTGGAGAGCTTCACGAATCAGGCGACCCTCCGAATCCGTGAGGCCGGCGGCGGGACCCGCCGGCTGCCCCTCACGATCATCAATCGCATCGGCCCGGAGTCTTCCTGGGAGGTGGTGTATGCCGCCGGAGGCCCCCAACCGCAGACCCTGACCGTGATTCGAACCCCGGATCGCCCGCCCGAGTACCGCATGACCGTGGGCGATGATCCCGCGACGACGGAGCCGGTGTCCGCGGAGGCCGTCCAACCCTTTGCCGGCTCGGATTTTTCCCTGAGGGAGCTTGGGCTTGAATTTCTGCACTGGCCCGGCCAGCGCGTGCTGCCGCGCAACCCGCCTCCGATGAAGAAGGGCCAGCCCTGCAAGATCCTGGAAAGCACCGATCCCTCCGCCCCCGGCTACACGCGAGTGCTCTCCTGGGTCAGCATTGAGCACAACGGCCTGATGCTCGCCGACGCCTACGACGCTTCAGGAAAAATCGTGAAACGCTTCAGCATCGGGTCGCTCAAGAAGGTGGACGGTGTCTGGCAGCTCCGGGACATGGAGATGATTGATGAGGTTCGGGGCACGGCGACGAAGCTGGAGTTTGAATTGAAGGCAGGGGAATGA